A DNA window from Pseudomonas sp. GD03919 contains the following coding sequences:
- a CDS encoding alpha/beta fold hydrolase, whose protein sequence is MRALIFLAALLCGLPSFAANRCDLSEPTRYADVGEVRLAYQSIGSERDPALLLVMGLGGQLIHWPDEVVERLCQQGFRVVRFDNRDVGLSTWRRPAPSINLPYEVLRYRLGLSLGAPYHLRDMAGDALGLMDRLGVDNFHVLGASMGGMIAQHLADLAPQRVLSLTLVMTSSSAQGLPAPSDALVALLARREAVSREAALQQQADLLAALGSPAVHDDRALLLHQAEQAYDRAFNPEGVQRQLLAILAESSRVELLNRLKVPTLVVHGTADPLLPVMHGVHVAAHIKGAELKLIPGLAHRFQDAFKEPLLAAVLPHLAAHRGDLGLAHL, encoded by the coding sequence ATGCGTGCATTAATTTTCCTGGCCGCGTTGCTTTGCGGCTTGCCGTCTTTTGCGGCCAATCGTTGCGACCTGTCCGAGCCGACCCGTTATGCGGATGTCGGTGAGGTGCGTCTGGCTTATCAAAGCATCGGCAGCGAGCGCGATCCGGCGCTGCTGCTGGTCATGGGGCTGGGCGGACAGTTGATCCACTGGCCTGACGAGGTGGTCGAGCGCCTGTGTCAGCAGGGTTTTCGCGTCGTGCGCTTCGACAATCGTGACGTGGGGCTGAGCACCTGGCGGCGACCAGCACCGAGCATCAACCTGCCGTATGAAGTGCTGCGCTATCGCCTGGGCCTGTCGCTTGGCGCGCCGTATCACCTGCGCGACATGGCTGGCGATGCCCTGGGCTTGATGGACCGTCTGGGTGTCGACAACTTCCATGTGCTGGGCGCGAGCATGGGCGGCATGATCGCCCAGCACCTGGCCGATCTGGCGCCGCAGCGCGTTCTCAGTCTGACGCTGGTGATGACCAGCTCGAGTGCTCAAGGGTTGCCTGCACCCAGTGATGCGCTGGTGGCGCTGCTGGCAAGGCGCGAGGCAGTGAGTCGCGAGGCTGCGCTGCAACAGCAGGCGGATTTGCTCGCGGCGCTTGGCAGCCCTGCGGTGCATGATGATCGTGCTTTGCTCCTGCATCAGGCCGAACAGGCTTATGACCGCGCCTTCAATCCTGAAGGGGTGCAGCGTCAGTTGCTGGCGATTCTTGCCGAGTCGAGTCGGGTCGAGCTGCTCAATCGTCTGAAAGTACCGACGCTGGTGGTGCACGGTACGGCCGATCCGTTACTGCCGGTGATGCATGGCGTACACGTGGCGGCGCATATCAAGGGTGCAGAGCTCAAGTTGATTCCGGGCCTGGCGCATCGCTTTCAGGATGCCTTCAAGGAGCCTTTGCTGGCTGCGGTGTTGCCGCATCTCGCGGCGCATCGGGGCGACTTGGGGTTGGCGCATCTGTAA
- a CDS encoding DUF6316 family protein, giving the protein MFGQRDIDPQPGTHYRSSRLSAVNGQYFFATREGTLEGPFISRHDAEQSITRYIERMTMADKLLRHSSEHIDNLQRREAIKHNQEL; this is encoded by the coding sequence ATGTTCGGCCAACGCGATATCGACCCCCAACCGGGCACGCATTACCGCAGTTCACGTCTGAGCGCCGTCAACGGCCAATACTTCTTCGCCACTCGCGAAGGCACGCTGGAAGGCCCCTTTATCTCCCGCCATGACGCCGAGCAGAGCATCACGCGCTATATCGAGCGCATGACCATGGCCGACAAGCTGCTGCGCCACAGCAGCGAGCACATCGACAATCTGCAGCGCCGCGAAGCGATCAAGCACAATCAGGAGCTGTGA
- a CDS encoding DMT family transporter — protein MHISSGRWMYGLLLALITSVLWGILPIKLKEVLQVMDPVTVTWYRLAVAGSLLFAYLAASRRLPRFRPLGRKGGWLLALAIGGLTANYVLYLVGLNLLSPGTTQLVIQVAPILLLISSLFVFRERFSLGQAIGLMVMLLGFGLFFNQRLGELLTSLTTYTTGVLTVLAAAFVWTFYGLAQKQLLTSWNSVQVMMVIYLACALLLTPWAQPMQVLELSPLQGWLLLACCLNTLVAYGAFAEALAHWEASRVSATLALTPLVTFVSVALASTWWPDHVLPEQVNWIAYAGAVVVVLGSALTALGPSLLAAWRARRAGR, from the coding sequence ATGCACATTTCTTCCGGCCGTTGGATGTACGGCCTGCTGCTCGCCCTGATCACCTCCGTGCTCTGGGGCATCCTGCCCATCAAGTTGAAAGAAGTCCTGCAGGTGATGGACCCGGTGACGGTCACCTGGTATCGCCTGGCCGTGGCCGGTTCTCTGCTGTTTGCCTATCTCGCTGCGAGTCGCCGGTTACCACGTTTTCGGCCGCTGGGACGCAAGGGCGGTTGGCTGCTGGCGCTGGCCATCGGCGGGCTGACGGCCAACTACGTGCTGTATCTGGTCGGGCTCAATCTGCTCAGCCCCGGGACCACGCAACTGGTGATCCAGGTGGCGCCGATACTCTTGCTGATCAGCAGCCTGTTCGTCTTTCGCGAGCGCTTCAGCCTGGGCCAGGCGATTGGCCTGATGGTCATGCTGCTAGGCTTCGGCCTGTTCTTCAATCAGCGCCTGGGTGAGCTGCTGACCTCGCTGACCACCTATACCACCGGGGTGCTGACCGTGCTGGCGGCTGCCTTTGTCTGGACCTTCTACGGCCTGGCGCAGAAGCAACTGCTGACCTCGTGGAATTCGGTGCAGGTGATGATGGTCATCTACCTGGCGTGCGCGCTGCTGCTGACACCCTGGGCGCAGCCAATGCAGGTACTGGAGTTGAGCCCGCTGCAGGGCTGGCTGCTGCTGGCCTGCTGCCTGAATACCCTGGTCGCCTACGGCGCTTTCGCCGAGGCACTGGCGCATTGGGAAGCTTCACGGGTCAGCGCGACCCTGGCGCTGACACCGCTGGTGACCTTCGTCTCCGTAGCCTTGGCCTCGACCTGGTGGCCGGACCACGTGCTGCCTGAGCAGGTCAACTGGATCGCCTACGCCGGCGCTGTGGTGGTGGTGCTTGGCTCGGCACTCACCGCGCTCGGCCCATCGTTGCTGGCCGCTTGGCGGGCGCGCAGGGCAGGGCGTTAA
- a CDS encoding Lrp/AsnC family transcriptional regulator: MQDKLSPIDRRILRLLQHDADLSAAEVAEKVELSQSPCWRRIHRMQEEGLIERKVALLNHKRLGFGITVFVDIKLSAHGRGNLDEFERAVVGYPQVLECYSMAGGSDYLLKVVAKDIADYERFLRDHLLQRPHVHEAHSHIAMSEVKRTTELPLD, from the coding sequence ATGCAGGACAAGCTCAGCCCCATCGACCGGCGGATTCTCCGCCTGCTGCAACACGATGCCGACCTCTCGGCCGCCGAGGTAGCCGAGAAAGTCGAGCTGTCGCAATCGCCCTGCTGGCGGCGTATTCATCGTATGCAGGAAGAGGGTCTGATCGAACGCAAGGTCGCCCTGCTCAACCACAAACGCCTGGGGTTTGGTATCACGGTGTTCGTCGACATCAAGCTGTCGGCCCACGGGCGCGGCAATCTGGATGAGTTCGAGCGGGCCGTGGTCGGCTACCCGCAGGTGCTGGAGTGCTACAGCATGGCCGGCGGCTCGGACTACCTGCTCAAGGTGGTAGCCAAGGACATCGCCGATTACGAGCGTTTCCTGCGCGACCACCTGCTGCAGCGCCCGCATGTGCACGAGGCGCACTCACATATCGCCATGAGCGAGGTCAAGCGCACCACCGAGTTACCGCTGGATTAA
- a CDS encoding indolepyruvate ferredoxin oxidoreductase family protein, with protein sequence MSLAEIRLDDKYRLATGHLYLTGTQALTRLPMLQKQRDAAFGLNTACFISGYRGSPLGGLDKSLWDAREYLKENHIHFQPGVNEELGATAVWGSQQANLFPGARYDGVFAMWYGKGPGVDRSGDVFKHGNSAGVSKHGGVLLLAGDDHGCKSSTIAHQSEHAFIAASIPVLNPANVQEVLDYGIIGWELSRYSGCWVALKTIAENVDSSAVVDVDPLRVQVKIPEDFQLPEDGVHIRWPDPPLAQEKRLNVYKIYAARAFALANNLNQVKLDSPNPRLGIITTGKSYLDVRQALDDLGLDEALCAKVGLRVLKVGMSWPLEPVSVHQFAEGLDEILVVEEKRSIIEDQLTGQLYNWPVGKRPRVVGEFDEQGNSLLPNLGELTPAMIARVIAKRLAPIYSSPTIEERLAFLDAKEKALAAPKHKTVRTPHFCSGCPHNSSTKVPEGSRALAGIGCHYMTQWMDRSTDTFTQMGGEGATWIGQAPFTDTPHVFQNLGDGTYFHSGHLALRAAVAAGVNITYKILYNDAVAMTGGQPIDGELRIEQLSQQVHAEGVKRIALVSDEPDKYPTRATFAPGVTFHHRRELDAVQRELREFKGVSVILYDQTCATEKRRRRKRGKMVDPAKRAFINPAVCEGCGDCSVKSNCLSVLPLETELGRKREIDQSACNKDFSCLEGFCPSFVTVHGGSLRKPEAVGLGALFIALPEPKQPALSRPWNILLPGVGGSGVTTVGALLGMAAHIEGKGCTVLDQAGLAQKFGPVITHIRIAARQSDIYAVRIAAGETDLLLGCDLVVSSSEEALAKLNDKIAHAVINSHEAATAEFTRNPDAQVPGAAMREAISEAVGEGKTRFVDATRLATRLLGDSIATNLFMLGYAYQKGLVPVSAEAINKAIELNGVAIELNQQAFLWGRRAAHDLAAVEKLAAPKVVEAPHCSTLEEIVADRMQRLTAYQNAAYAERYRELVERVRKADTDAQQRLSKAVARYYFKLLAYKDEYEVARLYSDATFRKQLEAQFEGDYRLQFHLAPSWLSKPDAVTGEPRKRSFGPWMLKAFGVLARFKFLRGSVLDPFGHSAERRLERELIEEYEANVAYLLAELNADNYRTAVALAEIPEQIRGYGHVKEAALAKARQQATQLKARLTVSEIAAVQLFEPAA encoded by the coding sequence ATGTCACTGGCCGAAATCCGCCTGGATGACAAATACCGCCTCGCTACTGGTCACCTCTATCTGACCGGCACTCAGGCGCTCACCCGCCTGCCCATGCTGCAGAAGCAGCGTGATGCCGCCTTCGGACTCAATACCGCCTGCTTCATCTCCGGCTACCGCGGCTCGCCCCTGGGCGGCCTGGACAAGAGCCTGTGGGACGCACGCGAGTACCTCAAGGAAAACCACATCCACTTCCAGCCCGGCGTCAACGAAGAGCTGGGCGCGACAGCCGTGTGGGGCAGCCAGCAGGCCAACCTGTTTCCTGGGGCGCGCTACGACGGCGTGTTCGCCATGTGGTACGGCAAGGGGCCGGGCGTCGACCGCAGCGGCGACGTGTTCAAGCACGGTAACTCGGCCGGCGTTTCCAAGCACGGCGGTGTGCTGCTGCTGGCCGGTGACGATCATGGCTGCAAGTCCTCGACCATCGCCCACCAGAGCGAGCATGCGTTCATCGCCGCGTCGATCCCGGTGCTCAACCCGGCCAACGTCCAGGAAGTGCTGGACTACGGCATCATCGGCTGGGAGCTGTCGCGCTACAGCGGCTGCTGGGTGGCGCTGAAGACCATCGCCGAGAACGTCGACTCTTCAGCTGTGGTGGATGTCGATCCGCTGCGCGTCCAGGTGAAGATTCCCGAAGACTTCCAACTGCCGGAAGACGGCGTGCACATTCGCTGGCCCGATCCTCCCCTGGCCCAGGAAAAGCGCCTCAACGTCTACAAGATCTACGCTGCGCGCGCCTTCGCTCTGGCCAACAACCTCAATCAGGTCAAGCTCGATTCGCCCAACCCGCGTCTGGGCATCATCACCACCGGCAAGTCCTACCTCGACGTGCGTCAGGCGCTGGATGACCTCGGTCTGGACGAGGCGCTGTGCGCCAAGGTCGGCCTGCGCGTGCTCAAGGTCGGCATGAGCTGGCCGCTGGAACCGGTCTCGGTGCACCAGTTCGCCGAAGGCCTGGACGAAATTCTGGTGGTGGAAGAAAAACGCAGCATCATCGAAGACCAGCTCACCGGTCAGCTCTACAACTGGCCGGTGGGCAAGCGTCCGCGCGTGGTCGGCGAGTTCGACGAGCAGGGTAATTCGCTGTTGCCCAACCTGGGCGAACTGACTCCGGCGATGATCGCCCGGGTGATCGCCAAGCGCCTGGCGCCGATCTACAGCAGCCCGACCATCGAGGAGCGCCTGGCCTTCCTCGATGCCAAGGAAAAGGCCCTAGCCGCGCCCAAGCACAAGACCGTGCGCACCCCGCATTTCTGCTCCGGCTGCCCGCACAACAGCTCGACCAAGGTGCCGGAAGGTAGTCGTGCCCTCGCCGGTATTGGCTGCCACTACATGACTCAGTGGATGGATCGCAGCACCGACACCTTCACCCAGATGGGCGGCGAGGGCGCCACCTGGATCGGCCAGGCGCCGTTCACCGACACCCCGCACGTGTTCCAGAACCTCGGTGACGGCACCTACTTCCACTCCGGCCATCTGGCCCTGCGTGCGGCCGTGGCTGCCGGGGTCAACATCACCTACAAGATTCTCTACAACGACGCGGTGGCCATGACCGGCGGCCAGCCCATCGACGGCGAGTTGCGCATCGAACAACTGAGTCAGCAGGTGCATGCCGAGGGCGTCAAGCGCATTGCCCTGGTCAGCGACGAGCCGGACAAGTACCCGACCCGCGCCACCTTCGCCCCAGGTGTGACCTTCCATCACCGCCGCGAGCTGGACGCCGTGCAGCGCGAGTTGCGTGAGTTCAAGGGCGTTTCGGTAATTCTCTACGACCAGACCTGCGCTACCGAGAAACGCCGTCGGCGCAAGCGCGGCAAGATGGTCGACCCGGCCAAGCGCGCCTTCATCAACCCGGCGGTGTGCGAGGGCTGTGGTGATTGCAGCGTGAAATCCAACTGCCTGTCGGTGCTGCCGCTGGAAACCGAACTGGGGCGCAAGCGCGAGATCGACCAGAGCGCCTGCAACAAGGATTTCAGTTGCCTGGAAGGCTTCTGCCCGAGCTTCGTCACCGTGCATGGCGGCAGCCTGCGTAAGCCCGAGGCCGTTGGCCTGGGCGCGCTGTTCATCGCCTTGCCGGAGCCGAAGCAACCGGCCCTGAGCCGGCCCTGGAACATCCTCCTGCCCGGCGTCGGCGGCAGTGGCGTGACCACCGTCGGTGCGCTGCTGGGCATGGCGGCGCATATCGAGGGCAAAGGCTGCACCGTGCTCGACCAGGCTGGCCTGGCGCAGAAGTTTGGCCCGGTGATCACCCATATTCGCATCGCCGCGCGGCAAAGCGACATCTACGCGGTGCGCATCGCCGCCGGGGAAACCGACCTGCTGCTGGGCTGCGATCTTGTGGTGTCGTCCAGTGAAGAGGCGCTGGCCAAACTCAACGACAAGATCGCCCATGCGGTGATCAACAGTCATGAGGCGGCCACTGCCGAGTTCACCCGCAACCCGGACGCCCAGGTGCCCGGCGCAGCCATGCGCGAGGCGATCAGCGAGGCGGTGGGCGAGGGCAAGACCCGCTTCGTCGATGCCACGCGGCTGGCCACTCGCCTGCTCGGCGACAGCATCGCCACCAACCTGTTCATGCTCGGCTATGCATACCAAAAGGGACTGGTACCGGTCTCTGCCGAGGCCATCAACAAGGCCATCGAACTCAATGGCGTGGCCATCGAGCTCAATCAGCAGGCCTTCCTGTGGGGCCGTCGCGCCGCACATGATCTGGCTGCGGTGGAAAAACTCGCCGCGCCCAAGGTCGTCGAAGCGCCGCATTGCAGCACGCTGGAGGAAATCGTCGCCGACCGCATGCAGCGTCTGACCGCCTACCAGAATGCCGCTTATGCCGAGCGCTACCGTGAGCTGGTCGAGCGCGTGCGCAAGGCCGATACCGATGCGCAGCAGCGCCTGAGCAAGGCCGTAGCACGCTATTACTTCAAGCTGCTGGCCTACAAGGACGAGTACGAAGTGGCGCGGCTGTACAGCGATGCCACCTTCCGCAAGCAGCTCGAAGCCCAGTTCGAAGGCGATTACCGCTTGCAGTTCCATCTGGCGCCGAGCTGGCTGAGCAAGCCGGATGCCGTGACTGGCGAACCGCGCAAGCGCAGCTTCGGTCCGTGGATGCTCAAGGCATTCGGCGTGCTGGCGCGCTTCAAGTTCCTGCGTGGCAGCGTGCTCGATCCGTTCGGCCACAGTGCAGAGCGTCGCCTGGAACGCGAACTGATCGAGGAATACGAAGCCAACGTGGCCTACCTGCTCGCCGAGCTCAACGCTGACAACTACCGCACGGCAGTGGCGCTGGCCGAGATTCCCGAGCAGATCCGCGGCTACGGTCACGTCAAGGAAGCGGCGCTGGCCAAGGCGCGTCAGCAGGCGACGCAGCTCAAGGCGCGGTTGACCGTCAGCGAGATCGCCGCTGTGCAGCTGTTCGAACCGGCTGCCTGA